Proteins encoded within one genomic window of Synechococcus sp. PCC 7335:
- a CDS encoding HU family DNA-binding protein produces the protein MNKAELIDMVAEKADVSKKDADVVLTAVIDSIMESVAKGDKVSLVGFGSFEPRDRKARDGRNPQTGETIKIPATTVPAFSAGKGFKQLVADA, from the coding sequence ATGAACAAAGCTGAACTAATTGATATGGTCGCAGAGAAGGCAGATGTCTCAAAGAAGGACGCCGATGTCGTTTTGACAGCGGTTATTGATTCAATCATGGAATCTGTCGCAAAGGGCGATAAGGTTAGCTTGGTAGGGTTTGGTAGCTTTGAGCCTCGCGATCGCAAAGCTCGTGATGGCCGCAACCCTCAAACAGGTGAGACTATTAAAATTCCAGCGACAACTGTTCCTGCCTTCTCAGCAGGTAAGGGCTTTAAGCA